From Pseudobacteroides sp., one genomic window encodes:
- a CDS encoding TIGR03943 family putative permease subunit, whose product MRYLNRLGIDFEALLKIASLLGFAFLFYKVIESGNAKYYVHPRIIPYMQFGIVMFITIALFISGELFKTKRKNIKLGRYLLFIIPLMLAFALPPKALDTDTMSISNINTMGRSYESSGDGELVEDTQTYSDREENNIATGSGSNQNAGKSSDNISKELLKQGDTIVMAAESFIPWIEELYGSLSKYEGKKIQVVGFVFKDKEFGQNRFVPARFTMNCCAADMQPVGLLCNYQRAEQLKKDSWVKVTGKIQKGEFKGEIMPVIAAETVEPTDKPEDELVY is encoded by the coding sequence ATGCGTTATTTAAACCGTTTGGGAATAGACTTTGAAGCTTTGTTGAAAATAGCATCTCTTCTTGGCTTTGCTTTTCTATTTTACAAAGTCATTGAATCCGGAAATGCAAAGTACTATGTTCATCCAAGAATAATACCCTATATGCAGTTTGGCATAGTGATGTTTATTACCATTGCATTGTTTATATCAGGCGAACTGTTTAAGACAAAAAGAAAAAATATTAAATTAGGACGATATCTTCTTTTTATCATTCCTTTGATGTTGGCTTTTGCTCTTCCGCCTAAAGCTCTCGACACAGATACCATGTCCATAAGCAATATTAATACAATGGGCAGATCTTATGAGTCGTCCGGTGATGGGGAGCTTGTTGAAGACACACAGACATACTCTGATAGAGAAGAAAACAATATTGCCACAGGCAGTGGGTCTAACCAAAATGCTGGAAAGTCTTCTGATAATATAAGCAAGGAGCTGCTTAAGCAAGGAGATACCATTGTCATGGCGGCTGAAAGCTTTATTCCCTGGATAGAGGAACTGTATGGAAGCCTAAGCAAATATGAAGGTAAAAAGATTCAGGTCGTTGGCTTTGTATTCAAGGATAAGGAATTTGGGCAAAACAGGTTTGTACCAGCAAGATTTACAATGAATTGCTGTGCGGCAGATATGCAGCCTGTAGGTCTTTTATGCAATTATCAGAGGGCAGAGCAACTTAAGAAGGACTCATGGGTAAAAGTGACAGGCAAAATACAAAAGGGGGAGTTTAAAGGAGAGATTATGCCTGTTATTGCAGCAGAAACTGTAGAACCTACAGATAAGCCCGAAGATGAATTGGTTTATTAA
- a CDS encoding permease produces the protein MKTQVDLYTGFLSSGKTSLIKQVLDSRVYSKERIVIILCESGEEDIDEESCSRENVYIKRLTKDEPLEASIIKEAYKKHLPHRIIIEQNGMSSLEELLGVLDERGVRKNCEISNIVNVVDCRTFDMLMNITGNTLVEQAANSDTVILNYADKAMADRLGNIEKTIKALNKQAEILRIELPEDYGEYLKDNSAEETKGSFLKKPSDVLLAVSFILVVGYFLMTVFTVSDFGSAKMDLSWLQVINTIFISILMQAFPFLILGVLVSSIIQVFVSREMVIKYFPKSKAASFLAAILGGLFFPVCDCAIVPVATRLVKKGVPLYAAVTFMLAAPIVNPIVIASTLYAFPGQPHIAFYRIYLGVAIAVASGLTFLFFPGNEKKLLTGGNSLLCSCTYCSSVGNKGGAAEKISAIFKHAGEEFFDVGRFLVIGALLTSIFQVAIPKDLLLEVGNSGVVSLVIMMAAAVILSVCSSSDAFIARSFANQFSMGSVMGFLVLGPMIDIKNVLMLLGNFNKRFVAKFLIVVCGLAFAILIFFTAIFF, from the coding sequence GTGAAAACTCAAGTAGATTTATACACAGGATTTCTAAGTTCGGGAAAAACATCACTGATAAAGCAGGTATTGGACAGCCGAGTTTATTCCAAAGAAAGGATTGTCATAATCCTTTGCGAATCGGGGGAAGAAGATATTGATGAAGAAAGTTGTTCAAGGGAAAATGTTTATATAAAAAGGCTCACAAAAGACGAACCTCTAGAAGCAAGCATCATAAAAGAAGCTTACAAAAAGCATCTCCCCCATAGGATCATCATCGAACAAAATGGCATGTCAAGTCTTGAAGAGCTGCTGGGGGTACTAGATGAACGAGGTGTCCGTAAAAATTGTGAAATAAGCAACATAGTGAATGTAGTTGACTGCAGAACTTTTGACATGCTTATGAATATAACCGGAAATACACTTGTTGAACAGGCTGCAAACAGCGACACTGTTATATTAAATTATGCAGACAAGGCTATGGCCGACAGACTGGGTAATATTGAAAAAACAATAAAAGCACTGAACAAACAGGCGGAGATACTAAGGATTGAATTGCCTGAAGACTATGGAGAATACCTTAAGGATAACAGTGCAGAGGAAACCAAGGGAAGTTTTTTGAAGAAGCCTTCAGATGTACTTTTGGCAGTATCCTTTATACTTGTCGTAGGATACTTCCTGATGACTGTTTTTACAGTTTCGGATTTTGGAAGTGCCAAAATGGATCTATCATGGCTTCAGGTTATAAATACAATATTTATCAGCATACTTATGCAGGCATTTCCTTTTTTGATCCTTGGGGTGCTGGTATCTTCCATTATACAGGTGTTTGTATCCAGGGAAATGGTAATAAAGTATTTTCCAAAAAGCAAGGCGGCATCCTTTTTGGCTGCTATACTGGGGGGCCTGTTCTTTCCAGTATGTGACTGTGCAATTGTGCCTGTAGCGACACGGCTTGTTAAAAAAGGTGTTCCGCTTTATGCAGCTGTTACTTTCATGCTGGCGGCACCCATAGTAAATCCCATTGTGATTGCCTCAACCCTGTATGCTTTTCCGGGGCAGCCCCATATTGCATTTTATAGGATTTATCTAGGAGTAGCCATTGCGGTAGCTTCAGGACTAACATTCCTATTCTTTCCTGGAAACGAAAAAAAACTGCTGACTGGTGGGAACAGCTTATTGTGCAGCTGCACTTACTGTAGCAGCGTAGGAAATAAGGGAGGAGCAGCAGAAAAAATCTCTGCTATATTTAAGCATGCTGGGGAAGAGTTCTTTGATGTCGGAAGGTTCTTGGTAATTGGAGCATTACTCACCAGCATCTTTCAGGTTGCAATTCCTAAAGACCTGCTTCTTGAAGTAGGGAATTCAGGGGTAGTTTCACTTGTAATCATGATGGCAGCCGCTGTCATACTTTCGGTGTGTTCATCATCGGATGCCTTTATAGCCAGGAGCTTTGCCAACCAGTTTTCCATGGGTTCAGTAATGGGTTTCCTGGTATTGGGTCCAATGATTGATATTAAAAATGTGCTGATGCTTCTTGGAAACTTTAACAAAAGATTTGTTGCCAAGTTTTTGATTGTTGTATGTGGACTGGCATTTGCAATACTGATATTCTTTACGGCAATATTTTTTTAA
- a CDS encoding GTP-binding protein — MAVKVDIISGFLGAGKTTLIKKLIEEKLHSEKLVIIENEFGEIGIDGSILKNSGIEIKEINSGCICCTLVGDFSKSVEEVISKYKPDRIIIEPSGVGKLSDVIKACNIPKLNNTLRINMIITVVDVLKYQIYISNFGEFFENQIKHAKTIIMSRTQHADNKKMESIVSSIRKLNSKANIVTTLWEALKADQITAIAEQDASVMLENQMTIPRVVLKRHHHSSKCKCGHQHSHTHHHENCGCSSGESHNHRADEVFDVWGTETPKVFEEERLKVLVNQLGSDKNFGMVLRGKGILQVSQDKWIQFDYVPGEVQIKSTNPDYTGRICIIGRDLQKEELRKLFQG, encoded by the coding sequence ATGGCAGTAAAGGTTGATATTATTTCAGGATTTTTAGGTGCAGGAAAAACAACCCTGATTAAAAAGCTTATTGAAGAAAAATTGCACAGTGAAAAACTGGTTATTATTGAGAATGAGTTTGGAGAAATAGGGATTGACGGCTCTATATTAAAAAATTCAGGAATAGAGATTAAAGAAATCAACTCTGGCTGTATATGCTGTACCCTTGTTGGGGACTTTAGCAAGTCGGTTGAGGAGGTTATATCAAAATACAAGCCAGACCGGATCATTATAGAGCCATCCGGAGTCGGCAAGCTTTCTGATGTCATAAAAGCATGTAACATACCAAAACTGAATAATACACTGAGAATAAACATGATTATAACAGTTGTAGACGTATTAAAGTATCAGATTTATATTTCCAATTTCGGAGAATTTTTTGAGAACCAGATCAAACATGCAAAAACCATTATTATGAGCAGGACTCAGCATGCAGACAACAAAAAGATGGAGTCAATTGTAAGCTCAATTCGTAAACTTAATAGCAAGGCCAATATTGTTACTACACTATGGGAAGCTCTCAAGGCTGATCAAATCACAGCCATTGCCGAGCAGGATGCGAGTGTCATGCTTGAGAATCAGATGACCATTCCAAGGGTGGTATTAAAAAGACATCACCACAGCAGTAAATGTAAATGTGGGCACCAGCATAGCCATACCCATCATCACGAGAATTGTGGATGCAGCAGTGGAGAAAGCCATAATCATAGGGCAGATGAAGTTTTTGATGTATGGGGTACTGAAACACCAAAAGTGTTTGAGGAGGAACGTTTAAAAGTACTGGTAAATCAACTTGGTAGCGATAAAAACTTTGGAATGGTGTTAAGGGGCAAAGGCATACTGCAGGTTAGCCAGGATAAGTGGATACAATTTGATTATGTTCCGGGCGAGGTACAGATAAAGAGTACAAATCCTGACTATACAGGACGGATTTGCATTATAGGAAGAGATCTTCAAAAGGAGGAGCTTCGTAAACTGTTTCAAGGCTAG